In Helicobacter mastomyrinus, a single genomic region encodes these proteins:
- the lpxB gene encoding lipid-A-disaccharide synthase — MQAPKRLFISACEPSANIHLKYLAQKLNPSIHICGVFEPDVFANFENAKPSYTLKDFAIMGFFDVIKKLTFFKKTINEMTELATECDAVLLMDSSSFNLPIAKALKKRNTKVPIVYYILPQVWAWKPWRARQIESVCDYLCAILPFELNMYPQANTECKATYVGHPLLDEIPQLKSKPLPLQDGKIAFMPGSRKSEIARIFPVFVEVAKQLPNPKVLIMPEHFKNLNSQELTHIYGADINDFEISFNANATLYESSFAFVCSGTATLQTTLIGTPLVLGYKTRSIDVMIARAFVKLKYIGLANILYNALYFNNPRMGEKQIHPEFIQNEMNAANLLKAYYESNPQVFFAKVEELRAYLKHGSRNNVAEILTKLLKL; from the coding sequence ATGCAAGCGCCAAAGAGGCTTTTTATAAGTGCGTGTGAGCCAAGTGCAAATATCCATTTAAAATATCTTGCTCAAAAGCTTAACCCCTCTATACATATTTGTGGCGTGTTTGAGCCAGATGTTTTTGCCAACTTTGAAAACGCTAAGCCCTCTTATACACTCAAGGACTTTGCAATTATGGGCTTTTTTGACGTGATAAAAAAGCTTACATTTTTCAAAAAAACTATCAATGAGATGACCGAACTTGCCACAGAGTGCGATGCAGTGCTACTAATGGATAGCTCAAGCTTCAATCTCCCTATCGCCAAAGCCTTAAAAAAACGCAATACCAAAGTGCCTATTGTGTATTATATCTTGCCCCAAGTGTGGGCGTGGAAGCCCTGGAGAGCAAGGCAGATAGAATCTGTGTGCGATTATCTCTGCGCTATCCTGCCCTTTGAATTAAATATGTATCCTCAGGCAAATACAGAGTGCAAAGCAACTTATGTAGGACACCCCTTGCTTGATGAGATTCCACAGCTAAAGTCTAAGCCCCTGCCTCTACAAGATGGCAAAATCGCCTTTATGCCCGGCAGCCGTAAAAGTGAGATTGCGCGGATTTTTCCTGTTTTTGTTGAGGTGGCAAAGCAGCTCCCCAATCCTAAAGTGCTGATTATGCCCGAACATTTTAAGAATCTTAACTCCCAAGAGCTTACGCACATCTATGGAGCGGATATAAATGATTTTGAAATAAGCTTTAATGCGAATGCTACACTTTATGAAAGCAGCTTTGCCTTTGTGTGTTCAGGCACTGCCACCTTGCAAACTACGCTCATAGGCACGCCTCTTGTGCTAGGCTATAAGACAAGAAGCATTGATGTAATGATTGCTCGTGCTTTTGTGAAGCTTAAATACATAGGACTTGCTAATATTCTCTATAATGCCCTATATTTTAATAACCCACGTATGGGAGAAAAGCAAATTCACCCTGAATTTATACAAAATGAAATGAATGCAGCAAATCTGCTTAAAGCCTACTATGAGAGCAATCCGCAAGTATTTTTTGCGAAAGTAGAGGAGTTAAGGGCTTATCTTAAGCACGGCAGTAGGAATAACGTCGCCGAGATTCTTACAAAACTCTTGAAGCTATAA
- a CDS encoding LIC_10190 family membrane protein, which yields MDWMVANCYITLALLLWIAACFGYGGAIFSLYEKYLRFSSLHTPLPHSVPQSPAKYPKDTLIACGDNSSYIQRAYPHSQSESLRLNSSILASQPILKILTQLILGMLFLCLVVQILNFFLPISSLIASICLILSIALFIYHLKSFYIDTYLLTSAVLGFCTILPFSFLSDSVGDSVNYHIQILTWIQQSPVIFGLANIHGRLGFNGLIYNFYALTDVSLLFGKERSFIGNEIIYFGFFMSVFYILLKRHFNDITHLFIFCCGFAFPFIMIWGEFAGLYSEGIGAVLGILVFALLLHSIQAKETRILVLCFIIALFATMIKITNVALVLGTILISIFILKNTIFSKAYIKHYVLLCGLCIIFVLPWVLKGMMTSGMIAYPASVLYLESLPWAVSNTQRESEVCWIMSWAHAPGQNCAEVLSSYTWVWDWLGMKTRYFGWYFKHFVYVFGLSMALSLILFVLYKKIEPHIKTTLSLSGYIGIFCALLCGIIFWFVSGPDPRFGMVYIIPLLGFVYACNFYHIQHISKAYLRYIMLGLFIISILPMFFNQRPAIVLVWLILLLLPLRYARFYVPLAIIASLLCIPNMYRKSIYGIKELPKIRPIYVEEKQTHYGLTLFIRKDEPTAHTQSVLYEPLLTTPYFNAQIKETEILGRKAYMRGE from the coding sequence ATGGATTGGATGGTCGCTAATTGTTATATCACCCTTGCGCTTTTGCTATGGATTGCGGCGTGTTTTGGCTATGGTGGGGCTATATTTAGCCTCTATGAAAAGTATCTTAGATTCTCCAGCCTACACACTCCTTTGCCGCACTCTGTGCCACAAAGCCCTGCAAAATATCCAAAAGATACGCTGATAGCTTGTGGAGACAATTCATCATATATACAACGTGCCTATCCACACTCACAAAGTGAATCCTTAAGGCTTAACAGCTCCATTCTTGCTTCCCAGCCGATTTTAAAAATCCTTACCCAACTCATTCTTGGTATGCTCTTTTTATGCCTTGTCGTGCAGATTCTCAACTTTTTTCTCCCTATTAGCAGCCTTATTGCTTCTATATGTTTAATCTTAAGCATAGCACTTTTTATCTATCATCTCAAATCCTTTTATATTGATACGTATTTGCTTACGAGCGCTGTTCTTGGCTTTTGTACCATCTTGCCCTTTAGCTTTTTGAGTGATTCTGTGGGGGATAGTGTCAATTACCATATACAAATCTTAACATGGATACAGCAAAGCCCCGTGATTTTTGGACTTGCTAATATTCACGGCAGACTAGGCTTTAATGGACTGATTTATAATTTCTATGCCTTAACTGATGTAAGCCTTCTTTTTGGGAAGGAGCGAAGCTTTATTGGAAATGAAATCATATATTTTGGGTTTTTTATGAGCGTATTTTATATACTCTTAAAACGCCATTTTAATGATATTACTCATCTTTTTATATTCTGCTGCGGCTTTGCTTTCCCTTTTATTATGATTTGGGGAGAATTTGCTGGATTATATTCCGAGGGCATAGGAGCAGTGCTTGGAATCCTTGTCTTTGCTCTACTTTTACATAGTATTCAAGCAAAAGAAACACGCATTCTTGTGCTTTGCTTTATCATCGCTCTTTTTGCCACAATGATTAAAATCACTAATGTCGCCCTCGTGCTAGGAACAATACTTATCTCCATCTTTATACTTAAAAACACAATCTTTAGCAAAGCCTATATAAAGCACTATGTCCTCCTTTGTGGATTATGTATCATTTTTGTGTTACCTTGGGTATTAAAGGGTATGATGACTTCAGGTATGATAGCCTACCCTGCAAGTGTCTTATATTTAGAATCTCTCCCTTGGGCGGTGAGCAATACCCAACGAGAAAGTGAAGTATGCTGGATTATGAGTTGGGCGCACGCTCCGGGGCAAAACTGCGCGGAAGTACTTTCAAGCTATACGTGGGTATGGGATTGGCTTGGTATGAAAACACGTTATTTTGGGTGGTATTTTAAACATTTTGTATATGTTTTTGGGCTTTCTATGGCTCTTAGCCTTATACTCTTTGTGCTTTATAAAAAGATTGAGCCTCATATAAAGACTACTTTGTCCCTATCTGGCTATATTGGTATTTTTTGTGCGCTTCTTTGCGGAATTATATTTTGGTTTGTAAGCGGTCCTGATCCACGCTTTGGAATGGTATATATTATCCCCTTGCTTGGTTTTGTCTATGCTTGTAACTTTTATCATATTCAACATATTTCAAAAGCATATTTGCGCTACATAATGCTTGGATTGTTTATCATAAGCATCTTGCCTATGTTTTTTAATCAACGCCCTGCCATTGTGCTTGTGTGGCTTATACTCTTGCTTCTACCCCTTAGATATGCAAGATTCTATGTACCCTTAGCCATCATCGCCTCGCTGCTTTGTATTCCTAATATGTATCGCAAATCTATATACGGCATAAAAGAGCTGCCTAAAATCCGCCCTATCTATGTAGAGGAGAAGCAAACTCACTATGGGCTTACCCTCTTTATACGTAAAGATGAGCCAACCGCCCATACACAAAGCGTTCTTTATGAGCCGCTTCTTACTACTCCTTATTTTAACGCACAGATTAAAGAGACTGAAATCTTAGGACGCAAAGCCTATATGAGGGGTGAATAA
- a CDS encoding class I SAM-dependent methyltransferase — MGHCHLPFENESFEVVSLLAVLEHLYYPFDMMCEIARVLKPGGCLILTVPSHLAKPVLEFLSFRLKIVSEKEIRDHKRYYDRKDLTSLVAASPHLRLVKHTYFQLGMNNFAVIEKER; from the coding sequence TTGGGGCATTGCCACCTGCCATTTGAAAACGAGAGTTTTGAGGTAGTAAGTCTCTTGGCGGTGCTCGAACATTTGTATTATCCCTTTGATATGATGTGTGAAATCGCAAGGGTGCTAAAGCCTGGTGGGTGCTTAATCCTCACCGTCCCAAGCCACCTTGCAAAGCCTGTGCTAGAGTTTCTAAGCTTTAGGCTAAAAATTGTGAGTGAGAAGGAGATAAGAGACCATAAACGCTATTATGATAGAAAGGATTTAACATCGCTTGTAGCCGCTTCACCTCATCTCCGCCTTGTGAAACACACATATTTTCAGCTGGGTATGAATAACTTTGCCGTGATAGAAAAGGAGCGTTAA
- a CDS encoding LIC_10190 family membrane protein has protein sequence MEAMIVNLCIILALFLWIPSTFGYGILGIKILQHFALKLGFHQRFIKSVDLKFNLLLKGIVGIATLSIIVQFLHFFTAINHYVSIIFLLFGLLYFMKSFKQEISFIKQQTPYFLPLILALLTGFILASILSIRVESAYDTGLYHIQAIKWIQEYPIIFGIANIHTRFGFNNILYNFAALTEVSHIFPSIRSFLLGEIFAFFFFTSTFLSLCALRAKLLNDIFMCVSFIIISINFWWLGGGMYAEGILEILGLSLVAYIIFMIEKSLTHTFLAFVLLFVMAFFSIYIKISAFFLLVCALLLYFQYHRYSLTSLKNCIYICGFCVILGIFWALKGICISGMIAYPAKVGYLGFLPWVIDESRRAGEVLGIHNWAKVAGSPDREVLLQDYSWIKVWFKLFFWNGTFKMLLQLSFYACGFLLLLLIMRRIYFTQLKPYVFIFLGLILGIVFWFISAPDPRFGFQYFFPVFAFSASFVLQYFLSHKEHYVLGLCFLYICASLSVNHIHFNAIDRKESQKIPQVALASKHTDSNLLIYYPKEGDRVYDAPLPAAAYFNSKLSKKTFLGRDMYVIESHKGKKEHQ, from the coding sequence ATGGAAGCTATGATAGTTAATCTCTGCATTATACTTGCGCTTTTTTTGTGGATACCTTCAACTTTTGGCTATGGAATCTTAGGTATAAAGATTCTACAGCATTTTGCCCTTAAACTAGGTTTCCATCAGCGTTTTATAAAAAGTGTGGATTTAAAATTTAATCTCTTGCTCAAAGGCATCGTAGGGATTGCCACTTTAAGCATTATTGTGCAATTTTTGCATTTTTTCACAGCGATAAATCATTATGTAAGTATTATTTTTTTGCTATTTGGTTTGCTCTATTTTATGAAATCCTTCAAGCAAGAGATTTCTTTTATCAAGCAGCAAACACCATATTTTCTCCCTTTAATCTTGGCGCTTTTAACAGGATTCATACTCGCAAGTATCCTTAGCATTAGGGTAGAGAGTGCTTATGACACAGGTTTATATCATATTCAGGCAATCAAGTGGATACAGGAATATCCCATTATCTTTGGTATTGCAAACATACATACACGTTTTGGTTTTAATAATATCCTCTACAACTTTGCAGCCCTCACGGAAGTTTCACATATTTTTCCCTCTATTCGCAGCTTTTTACTAGGTGAAATCTTTGCTTTTTTCTTTTTTACAAGCACTTTTTTAAGTCTTTGTGCCTTGAGAGCAAAGCTACTCAATGATATTTTTATGTGTGTTAGCTTTATCATCATATCTATAAACTTTTGGTGGCTTGGCGGGGGTATGTATGCGGAGGGCATTTTAGAAATCTTGGGGCTAAGCCTTGTAGCCTACATCATTTTTATGATTGAAAAGTCCCTTACCCACACGTTTTTAGCCTTTGTGTTGCTTTTTGTGATGGCATTTTTTAGCATTTATATCAAAATATCTGCTTTCTTTTTGCTCGTGTGTGCGCTTCTTTTATATTTTCAATATCATAGATACAGCCTTACATCACTCAAAAATTGTATATACATTTGCGGATTTTGCGTGATACTAGGGATTTTCTGGGCGCTAAAGGGTATTTGCATATCAGGTATGATTGCCTATCCTGCAAAAGTGGGATACCTAGGATTCTTACCTTGGGTGATTGATGAAAGCAGGCGTGCAGGAGAAGTGCTTGGGATTCATAATTGGGCTAAAGTCGCAGGAAGCCCGGATAGAGAAGTGTTACTACAAGATTATTCGTGGATTAAAGTGTGGTTTAAACTCTTTTTTTGGAATGGCACATTTAAAATGCTTTTACAATTAAGCTTCTATGCCTGTGGCTTTTTACTTTTACTGCTCATTATGCGCAGGATTTATTTTACACAGCTAAAGCCCTATGTGTTTATATTCCTTGGGCTAATTCTAGGGATTGTATTTTGGTTTATCTCTGCTCCTGATCCGCGTTTTGGCTTTCAATACTTCTTTCCTGTCTTTGCCTTTAGCGCAAGTTTTGTGTTGCAGTATTTTCTCTCCCATAAAGAGCATTATGTGCTAGGCTTATGCTTTTTATATATCTGTGCGTCTTTAAGTGTCAATCACATTCACTTTAACGCCATAGATAGGAAAGAATCTCAAAAGATTCCCCAAGTCGCCCTTGCTTCCAAACACACAGATTCTAATCTGCTTATATATTACCCCAAAGAGGGCGATAGAGTATATGACGCCCCACTCCCAGCCGCAGCCTATTTCAACTCCAAACTTAGCAAAAAGACATTCTTAGGTAGAGATATGTATGTCATAGAATCACACAAGGGAAAAAAGGAACACCAATGA
- a CDS encoding glycosyltransferase family 2 protein produces the protein MGGGAKKLCSPTLSHSHNTDSSLPTLSIIIPCFNETQTIAHIIECVQNVTIAYHKEIIIVDDYSTDGTREILKNLESRYTDSPHHTQNPNDTLRILYHSINQGKGAALRTGIAEAKGDIVLIQDADLEYDPNEYPKLLAPFQKGVADVVFGSRFVSGDSHRVLYFWHRMANGLLTLLSNMMTNLNLTDMETCYKVFKREIIQNITIEENRFGFEPEITAKIAKLKGIRVYEVGISYYGRTYEEGKKIGLKDGFRALWAIVKYRFKD, from the coding sequence ATGGGGGGGGGGGCTAAAAAACTTTGCTCACCTACCCTATCCCATTCTCACAATACAGATTCTAGCCTCCCCACACTCTCGATCATCATTCCTTGTTTTAACGAAACGCAAACAATTGCACATATTATTGAATGCGTGCAAAATGTTACAATTGCCTATCATAAAGAAATTATTATTGTTGATGATTATAGCACTGATGGCACAAGGGAGATTCTTAAAAACTTGGAATCTCGCTATACAGATTCTCCTCATCATACCCAAAATCCCAATGACACCTTACGTATTCTTTATCATAGTATCAATCAAGGCAAAGGAGCGGCTTTACGCACAGGTATAGCAGAGGCTAAAGGCGATATTGTGCTGATACAAGATGCGGATTTAGAATATGACCCCAATGAATATCCCAAGCTTCTTGCGCCATTTCAAAAGGGTGTAGCCGATGTCGTCTTTGGCTCGCGATTTGTGAGCGGAGATTCTCATCGGGTGCTTTACTTTTGGCATAGAATGGCAAATGGCTTACTGACCTTGCTTTCAAATATGATGACTAACCTCAACCTAACCGATATGGAGACGTGTTACAAGGTATTTAAAAGAGAGATTATTCAAAATATCACCATAGAGGAAAATCGCTTTGGCTTTGAGCCAGAAATCACAGCAAAAATTGCTAAGCTTAAGGGCATTCGAGTCTATGAAGTAGGCATTAGCTACTATGGGCGCACTTATGAGGAAGGTAAGAAAATCGGGCTTAAGGATGGATTTCGCGCATTATGGGCGATTGTAAAATATCGCTTCAAGGATTAG
- a CDS encoding GtrA family protein → MKPYTLNLFKYLLVGGSAAIVNWCIFFVCFHFLNLHYLLAGFISFIIATLWNFLLAKKFIFCSSTYSLLKEGTLIYLVSFGGLLIDITILFICVEWLSLYEMLGKILATGVAFIFNFGLRQFVIYR, encoded by the coding sequence ATGAAGCCCTATACTCTTAATCTTTTTAAATACCTCCTTGTAGGGGGTTCTGCGGCGATTGTAAATTGGTGTATATTTTTCGTATGCTTTCACTTTTTAAACTTACATTATCTTCTTGCAGGCTTTATAAGCTTTATCATTGCGACATTGTGGAATTTTCTTTTAGCTAAAAAATTCATTTTCTGCTCTAGCACATACTCTCTTCTTAAAGAAGGCACACTTATTTATCTCGTGAGCTTTGGGGGATTACTCATTGATATAACCATATTGTTTATTTGCGTGGAGTGGTTAAGCTTATATGAAATGTTGGGCAAGATTCTTGCCACAGGGGTAGCATTCATCTTTAACTTTGGGTTAAGGCAATTTGTGATATATCGAT